In Aequorivita sp. H23M31, a single window of DNA contains:
- the hemL gene encoding glutamate-1-semialdehyde 2,1-aminomutase — MKYQRSSALFAEAQKVIPGGVNSPVRAFKAVGGDPIFVERAEGAYLYDADGNNLIDYINSWGPMILGHAYKPVVDAVIDKAKRGTSFGMPTEIETEIATLAVSMVPNIDKIRFVNSGTEACMSAVRLARGFTGRDKIIKFAGCYHGHSDSFLIEAGSGAVTFGSPNSPGVTAGTAKDTLLATYNDLNSVSRLISANKDEIACIIIEPVAGNMGCIPPKKGFLEGLRELCDEHQILLIFDEVMTGFRLAPGGAQQLFGINADIVAFGKIIGGGLPVGAFAARAEIMDFLAPIGPVYQAGTLSGNPLAMAAGLAMLKELNGNPGIFDSINKKTEYLHRGLDQVLSEGGIKFTINRLGSMISVHFSENQVEDFESAAAANNNTFKKFFHGMLDQGIYIAPSAFETWFICDALTYEDLDRTIAACGKLVENLK, encoded by the coding sequence ATGAAATATCAAAGAAGCAGTGCTCTTTTTGCTGAGGCTCAAAAAGTTATTCCGGGAGGAGTGAATTCTCCAGTCCGAGCATTTAAAGCCGTTGGCGGAGATCCAATTTTTGTAGAAAGAGCAGAAGGAGCCTATTTATACGATGCGGATGGAAATAATTTGATTGATTATATCAACTCTTGGGGACCAATGATTTTAGGACATGCCTACAAGCCGGTAGTAGATGCTGTTATTGATAAGGCGAAAAGAGGAACTTCCTTTGGAATGCCCACCGAAATTGAAACAGAAATTGCCACATTGGCGGTTTCCATGGTTCCCAACATTGACAAAATCCGGTTTGTCAACAGCGGCACCGAAGCTTGTATGAGTGCGGTAAGACTGGCCAGAGGGTTTACAGGAAGAGATAAAATAATCAAATTTGCTGGCTGCTATCACGGCCATAGTGATTCTTTTTTAATAGAAGCTGGCAGTGGTGCAGTTACCTTCGGTTCGCCAAATAGTCCCGGAGTCACTGCAGGAACCGCAAAGGATACCTTATTGGCAACCTATAATGATTTAAATAGCGTATCCAGGCTTATTTCAGCAAACAAAGATGAGATCGCTTGCATTATAATAGAGCCTGTTGCTGGAAATATGGGTTGTATTCCCCCGAAAAAAGGATTTCTAGAGGGTCTAAGAGAACTATGCGACGAGCACCAGATTCTTTTAATCTTTGATGAGGTTATGACTGGCTTCCGATTGGCTCCAGGAGGAGCGCAGCAGCTCTTCGGCATAAATGCAGATATAGTGGCCTTTGGTAAAATTATAGGCGGTGGACTACCAGTGGGTGCTTTTGCGGCTCGAGCAGAAATTATGGATTTCCTGGCACCAATCGGTCCCGTATATCAAGCAGGAACTTTGAGTGGAAATCCACTTGCAATGGCGGCCGGTCTTGCAATGTTAAAAGAGTTGAATGGCAATCCCGGTATATTTGATTCCATAAATAAAAAGACTGAGTATTTGCACAGAGGTCTTGACCAGGTTCTTTCAGAAGGAGGTATAAAGTTTACCATCAACAGATTGGGTTCCATGATTTCAGTTCACTTTTCCGAAAACCAAGTTGAGGATTTCGAATCCGCAGCTGCGGCGAATAACAATACATTTAAAAAGTTTTTCCACGGAATGTTGGATCAAGGAATCTATATAGCTCCCAGTGCGTTTGAAACTTGGTTTATCTGTGATGCCCTAACTTATGAGGATTTGGATCGTACCATTGCAGCTTGTGGCAAGTTGGTAGAGAACCTAAAATAA
- a CDS encoding glucosaminidase domain-containing protein, with the protein MFRNFLGILLICAVCFTSCKSKKTSVHQRHKHKTERVVHHKPPVKEKETKVVEPEPVVVAADIPYSQRISNYINEFSGIAMEEMLQYGIPASITLAQGILESGAGVGELTRKANNHFGIKCHTGWKGESVYHDDDELGECFRKYADPKYSYRDHSLFLTQRSRYQDLFKLRKDDYQGWARGLRKAGYATDPRYPEKLIGIIERYNLQNYDQQVLGTRVNKEQQADDSKIATYAVQAGDTLYSISRRFNLTVETLKKYNGIASNDISIGQILYLHPVKN; encoded by the coding sequence ATGTTTCGAAACTTTCTCGGTATTCTCCTTATTTGTGCCGTGTGCTTCACAAGTTGTAAATCAAAAAAAACATCAGTTCACCAACGGCATAAGCATAAAACGGAACGTGTGGTGCACCACAAGCCGCCAGTAAAGGAAAAGGAAACCAAGGTGGTTGAACCAGAACCGGTTGTAGTTGCGGCCGATATACCTTACAGCCAAAGAATTTCGAATTATATAAATGAATTTAGCGGTATCGCAATGGAAGAAATGCTGCAGTATGGAATTCCTGCCAGCATAACACTAGCGCAGGGAATCCTTGAAAGCGGTGCAGGAGTAGGTGAACTGACCCGGAAAGCCAATAACCATTTTGGCATTAAATGCCATACCGGATGGAAGGGAGAGTCCGTTTACCACGACGATGACGAACTAGGAGAGTGTTTTAGAAAGTATGCCGATCCAAAATATTCCTACAGAGACCATTCCTTATTTTTGACTCAACGCAGTAGATACCAGGATTTGTTCAAGCTTAGAAAGGATGATTATCAAGGGTGGGCCAGAGGGCTAAGAAAGGCAGGTTATGCAACAGATCCTAGATATCCAGAAAAACTCATTGGTATTATTGAACGCTATAATCTGCAAAATTATGACCAACAAGTACTTGGCACTAGGGTAAATAAGGAGCAGCAGGCAGATGATAGCAAAATCGCAACCTATGCGGTGCAGGCAGGAGATACTCTCTATAGTATTTCACGCCGATTTAACCTCACCGTGGAAACACTGAAAAAATACAATGGTATTGCTTCTAATGATATCTCCATCGGACAGATATTGTACTTGCATCCAGTAAAAAATTAA
- a CDS encoding 1-aminocyclopropane-1-carboxylate deaminase/D-cysteine desulfhydrase, whose protein sequence is MDDFWQTSYIPTEKIDLSAFGIGGFSLFIKREDLLHPFVSGNKFRKLKYNIESAQLQSKDTLLTFGGAFSNHIAATAAAGKEFEMKTIGIIRGEELADKIGENPTLTFAQNCGMQFHFVSRETYRQKETSWFLNDLKEKFGDFYLVPEGGTNSFAVKGCTEILDVQDKIYDYVCVPVGTGGTIAGLIEASGENQNILGFSALNGIFQSEGIKKYTSKRNYKLIDSYCFGGYGKIEKNLVRFINDFRSITGIPLDPVYTGKMLFGIMDLLKIGYFSENSRILAVHTGGLQGVAGMNAVLKRKKLPLIE, encoded by the coding sequence ATGGATGATTTTTGGCAAACGAGTTACATTCCGACAGAGAAAATCGATCTCTCCGCTTTTGGAATTGGCGGATTCTCATTATTTATAAAACGGGAAGATTTGCTTCATCCTTTTGTTTCTGGCAATAAATTTAGAAAACTAAAATACAATATTGAATCTGCGCAATTGCAAAGCAAGGATACTCTCTTGACATTCGGAGGCGCGTTTTCAAACCACATTGCAGCAACAGCGGCGGCAGGTAAAGAATTTGAAATGAAAACTATCGGAATAATTCGAGGAGAGGAACTTGCGGATAAAATAGGTGAGAACCCTACACTTACCTTCGCCCAAAATTGTGGAATGCAATTCCATTTTGTGTCAAGGGAGACATATCGACAAAAAGAAACTTCTTGGTTTCTCAATGATTTAAAAGAAAAATTCGGTGATTTTTACCTCGTTCCAGAAGGTGGCACTAATTCCTTTGCCGTAAAGGGATGCACTGAAATTTTAGATGTGCAGGATAAAATTTACGATTATGTTTGTGTCCCAGTGGGTACTGGAGGAACAATCGCTGGATTGATAGAAGCCTCAGGCGAAAATCAAAATATTCTTGGCTTTTCAGCTTTAAATGGAATTTTCCAATCTGAAGGAATTAAGAAATATACTAGCAAAAGAAACTATAAACTCATAGATTCCTATTGTTTTGGCGGCTATGGTAAAATAGAAAAGAATTTAGTGCGTTTCATAAACGACTTTCGGTCAATTACTGGAATTCCATTGGATCCCGTTTATACAGGCAAAATGCTTTTCGGCATTATGGATCTTTTGAAAATTGGGTATTTCAGCGAAAATAGCCGTATTTTAGCCGTTCATACGGGAGGGCTGCAAGGTGTGGCCGGAATGAATGCAGTATTGAAAAGAAAAAAATTACCTTTAATTGAATAA
- the acnA gene encoding aconitate hydratase — protein MQLDLYSLKKNLKTANGNELTYYSLAELEDQGHNISKLPFSIRILLENALRNYDDFSVTKDHLNTILNWKPKGSEDDVAFKPARVLMQDFTGVPAVVDIASLRAEMARQGGEASKINPLIPVDLVIDHSVQVDYFAAQYAYKQNMEEEYKRNIERYTFLKWAQKSFDNFSVVPPGMGICHQVNLEYFSKGVIARDGMAFPDTLVGTDSHTPMVNGIGVVAWGVGGIEAEAAILGQPIYFISPEVIGLKLTGKLPAGSTATDLVLTIANVLRKYGVVGKFVEVFGPGVDHLSVPDRATIGNMSPEFGCTITYFPIDHKTLEYMRGSNRSEEQIKLVEDYCKANMLWRENEDQITYTDIVELDISTVQPSVAGPKRPQDKILLKDLKEKFIELEHASFGRSYIEPHAREDALVRWKEEGGSQPVEQPHDPNPDVEIEGKMKNGLKTVWISHGNEKYMLSDGAVAIAAITSCTNTSNPYVMLGAGLVAQKAREHGIDVKPWVKTSLAPGSKVVTDYLEKSDLLKDLEALQFHLVGYGCTSCIGNSGPLPPEISKAVEDYDLIVTSVLSGNRNFEARIHPQVKMNFLMSPMLVVAFAIAGRVDIDLTTEPLSCDRNGKPVYLKDIWPSDEEIQSVMKKVLTPADFKKNYDEIFDGNEIWRNLEVPNDILYQWDDESTYIKEVPFFQDLTKEPKPLQNIEGARALLFLGDSITTDHISPAGAFAEDSAAGKYLRSRGVDKKHFNSYGSRRGNDEVMVRGTFANVRIKNNLASKEGGYTTYLPSGEEMSVYEASQKYIENKTPLIVLTGKEYGSGSSRDWAAKGTFLLGVKAVLAESYERIHRSNLIMMGVLPLQYLDDETAQTHGLSGKEIFSITGLEDHLTPMKKLTVKAQKEDGTEAEFKVVARLDSPIEVAYYQNEGILQYVLRQFLKN, from the coding sequence ATGCAACTAGATTTATACAGCCTCAAAAAGAATTTAAAGACCGCAAACGGGAATGAACTTACCTATTATAGTCTTGCCGAACTTGAAGATCAAGGTCATAACATCTCAAAATTACCTTTTTCCATTCGCATTCTCCTCGAAAATGCCTTACGGAATTACGACGATTTTTCCGTTACGAAGGATCATCTAAATACCATCCTCAACTGGAAACCAAAAGGAAGTGAGGACGATGTAGCTTTTAAACCCGCCCGCGTCCTGATGCAGGATTTTACGGGTGTACCTGCAGTTGTAGACATCGCATCTTTAAGAGCTGAAATGGCACGTCAAGGTGGAGAGGCATCCAAAATTAATCCGCTTATTCCTGTGGACCTTGTGATAGACCATAGTGTACAGGTCGATTATTTTGCTGCCCAATATGCCTATAAACAAAACATGGAAGAAGAGTATAAGCGGAATATTGAGCGCTATACCTTTTTAAAATGGGCCCAAAAGTCGTTTGATAATTTTAGTGTAGTTCCACCAGGAATGGGAATTTGCCACCAAGTAAATCTCGAATATTTTTCCAAAGGAGTAATCGCCCGCGATGGAATGGCTTTCCCAGATACATTAGTGGGAACAGATAGCCATACCCCAATGGTTAACGGAATTGGTGTAGTAGCTTGGGGAGTTGGTGGTATTGAAGCAGAAGCGGCTATTCTGGGGCAGCCCATTTATTTTATTTCACCAGAAGTTATCGGACTAAAACTTACAGGGAAACTTCCTGCAGGTTCCACCGCAACCGATTTGGTGTTGACCATTGCAAACGTATTACGAAAATATGGGGTTGTAGGAAAATTCGTAGAGGTCTTCGGTCCGGGTGTTGATCATCTGTCGGTTCCGGATAGAGCAACCATTGGTAATATGTCTCCAGAATTTGGTTGTACTATCACCTACTTCCCCATAGACCATAAAACTTTGGAATATATGCGTGGTAGTAATCGAAGCGAAGAGCAGATAAAGTTGGTTGAGGATTATTGCAAAGCAAATATGTTATGGCGTGAAAATGAAGATCAAATTACCTATACGGATATTGTAGAATTGGATATTTCTACGGTGCAACCTAGCGTGGCAGGTCCAAAACGTCCACAGGACAAAATATTATTAAAAGATTTAAAGGAGAAATTTATAGAGCTGGAACATGCCTCCTTTGGTCGTTCCTATATAGAACCACATGCTAGGGAAGATGCCTTGGTGCGTTGGAAAGAGGAAGGGGGTAGCCAACCTGTGGAGCAACCTCATGATCCTAATCCAGATGTGGAGATAGAAGGGAAAATGAAAAATGGCCTAAAAACAGTGTGGATTTCGCATGGAAATGAAAAGTATATGCTATCTGATGGAGCGGTTGCCATAGCGGCAATTACCTCTTGTACCAACACTTCAAATCCATATGTAATGTTGGGCGCAGGGTTGGTTGCCCAAAAAGCACGTGAACATGGAATAGACGTAAAACCTTGGGTTAAAACATCACTCGCTCCGGGCTCTAAAGTGGTTACTGACTATTTGGAAAAGTCTGATCTGCTCAAAGATTTAGAAGCACTACAGTTTCATTTGGTTGGATATGGATGTACATCCTGTATCGGTAATTCTGGACCTTTGCCTCCCGAAATTTCCAAGGCAGTTGAGGATTATGATCTTATCGTTACTTCTGTACTTTCTGGAAACCGGAATTTTGAGGCGAGAATCCATCCTCAGGTAAAAATGAACTTCTTGATGTCGCCAATGTTGGTGGTAGCCTTTGCTATTGCCGGAAGGGTAGATATTGACTTAACAACTGAGCCACTTAGCTGCGATAGAAATGGGAAACCGGTTTATCTTAAGGATATTTGGCCTTCTGATGAAGAAATTCAGTCAGTTATGAAAAAGGTTTTGACTCCAGCCGATTTTAAAAAGAACTACGACGAGATTTTTGATGGTAACGAAATATGGAGAAATCTGGAGGTTCCTAATGATATCTTGTACCAGTGGGATGATGAATCAACCTATATAAAAGAGGTTCCCTTTTTTCAAGATCTTACCAAGGAACCTAAACCTTTACAAAATATTGAGGGCGCACGAGCTTTGCTTTTCTTGGGCGATAGTATAACTACAGATCATATTTCACCCGCAGGGGCTTTTGCCGAAGACTCTGCAGCTGGTAAATATTTAAGATCGCGGGGCGTTGACAAAAAGCATTTCAACAGTTACGGTTCTAGAAGAGGAAATGACGAGGTTATGGTGCGTGGAACTTTCGCCAACGTGAGAATAAAGAACAATCTGGCAAGTAAGGAAGGTGGATATACTACCTATCTTCCTTCTGGAGAGGAAATGTCTGTATATGAAGCCTCCCAAAAATACATCGAAAACAAAACCCCTCTTATTGTACTTACGGGCAAAGAGTACGGAAGTGGATCCTCGAGAGACTGGGCAGCGAAAGGAACGTTCCTATTAGGTGTTAAGGCGGTTCTGGCGGAGAGTTACGAACGTATACATAGAAGTAATCTTATTATGATGGGTGTTCTTCCATTGCAATACTTAGATGATGAAACGGCTCAAACCCACGGATTGAGCGGAAAGGAAATTTTTAGCATTACCGGACTTGAAGACCATTTAACACCTATGAAGAAACTTACGGTAAAAGCTCAAAAGGAAGATGGAACTGAAGCCGAATTTAAAGTCGTAGCAAGGCTTGATTCCCCTATTGAAGTTGCATACTACCAAAATGAAGGTATTCTTCAATACGTATTACGTCAATTCTTAAAAAATTAG
- a CDS encoding chloride channel protein: protein MKNNNIFRRKGIPVSVSLSNTVDQESSYSENQVNKRRIFTIALLAFVVALCISFLAKFLVHLISLITNISFYGNVSVQNVSPAGNHLGLLVIIIPAIGGLVVGLMALYGSKQIRGHGIPEAMEQILTNKSKIKPAITYLKPVSSAISIGTGGPFGAEGPIIATGGALGSTLGQMLRITDNERKILLAAGATAGMAAIFGSPVAAIFLAIELLLFEFSPRSFIPVAVACITGAAGHHFLFGSEVVFPIETTIEFPSNMALFIYSLMGIVIGIFSVLATKIVYLIEDGFEKLPIHWAWWPAIGGLGVGVVGYFAPSTLGVGYDNIIAVLSGNLTLKVLLSLCVLKFISWAIALGSGTSGGTLAPLMTIGGALGALIGIGVIEWFPNGGIVLPLAALVGMSAMFAGASRAFLTSIVFALETTGQSNALLPLLAACTTAYFVSYFIMENTIMTEKMARRGVAAPLSYVPDILEKLRVGEVLDDNGIVIGEENTVQEVRDWLGEEEDYQSDYFIVSNDKGEYKGILSSLKLLKKNLNPENKIGTLSAGSSVHVKNTDTLRRAVELMAKESIDVIPVISNKSREIIGVLSYRDIMGTYKYSLDEHLRRRPNVSLKRRGLKIVVRGKKLSAYLRSNRK from the coding sequence ATGAAAAACAATAATATCTTCAGAAGAAAAGGAATTCCCGTTTCGGTCTCCTTGAGCAATACGGTCGATCAGGAATCCTCATATTCAGAGAACCAGGTTAATAAAAGACGGATTTTCACCATTGCCCTCCTTGCATTTGTTGTTGCCCTATGCATAAGTTTTCTTGCCAAATTCTTAGTTCATCTAATAAGTCTAATTACAAACATTTCTTTCTACGGCAACGTTAGCGTGCAAAACGTGAGCCCTGCCGGCAACCACCTCGGACTTTTGGTAATCATTATCCCAGCCATCGGAGGCTTAGTCGTAGGGCTTATGGCTCTTTATGGATCGAAGCAAATTCGAGGGCACGGAATCCCTGAGGCGATGGAGCAGATACTTACAAACAAAAGCAAGATTAAACCTGCCATTACTTATTTGAAACCTGTTTCTTCAGCAATATCTATTGGGACCGGAGGACCATTTGGGGCCGAGGGACCCATTATCGCCACGGGTGGTGCTCTAGGCTCCACATTGGGTCAAATGCTAAGGATTACCGATAACGAAAGAAAAATCCTTTTGGCTGCCGGTGCCACTGCGGGAATGGCGGCTATTTTTGGTAGCCCCGTGGCTGCAATATTTCTTGCCATCGAACTTTTGTTGTTTGAATTTTCTCCCAGGTCCTTTATTCCAGTTGCCGTGGCTTGCATTACGGGAGCGGCTGGTCACCATTTTTTGTTCGGGTCGGAAGTAGTGTTTCCTATAGAAACTACTATTGAATTCCCTTCCAATATGGCCTTATTCATTTATAGCCTTATGGGCATTGTTATTGGGATTTTTTCTGTACTTGCCACAAAAATAGTTTATCTAATAGAGGACGGCTTTGAAAAACTTCCTATTCACTGGGCCTGGTGGCCGGCCATTGGTGGACTAGGGGTAGGTGTTGTAGGATATTTCGCGCCATCTACCTTAGGAGTGGGTTACGACAATATAATTGCGGTTCTTTCGGGTAATCTAACCCTAAAAGTACTTCTATCACTCTGTGTTTTAAAATTCATTTCCTGGGCTATAGCCCTGGGAAGTGGAACTTCTGGAGGAACATTGGCGCCATTAATGACCATTGGCGGAGCATTGGGAGCTTTAATTGGGATAGGGGTAATTGAATGGTTTCCAAATGGCGGCATTGTACTTCCCCTGGCCGCTTTGGTTGGAATGTCAGCGATGTTTGCCGGGGCGTCTCGTGCTTTCCTAACTTCTATTGTATTTGCCCTGGAAACAACTGGACAATCCAATGCCCTATTGCCATTGCTCGCGGCTTGTACTACAGCTTATTTTGTTTCCTATTTTATTATGGAAAACACCATAATGACCGAGAAAATGGCCCGGCGAGGTGTTGCAGCACCGCTTTCTTATGTGCCTGATATTTTGGAAAAATTGAGAGTAGGGGAAGTTCTGGATGACAACGGCATTGTCATAGGTGAAGAGAATACGGTCCAGGAAGTTCGCGATTGGCTTGGAGAAGAAGAAGATTATCAATCGGATTATTTTATCGTCTCCAATGATAAGGGCGAATACAAAGGAATATTGAGCTCTCTAAAACTTCTGAAAAAAAACCTTAATCCAGAAAATAAAATAGGAACTCTATCCGCCGGCAGCAGTGTCCACGTAAAAAACACGGACACCCTTCGCAGGGCAGTTGAATTAATGGCAAAAGAAAGCATTGATGTCATTCCTGTAATTTCGAATAAAAGTAGAGAAATTATCGGTGTGCTTTCTTATCGGGATATAATGGGAACGTACAAATACAGTCTCGATGAGCATCTTAGAAGACGCCCAAATGTATCCCTAAAGAGAAGAGGTTTAAAAATAGTAGTACGAGGAAAAAAACTGAGTGCGTATTTAAGGTCTAATAGAAAATAA